The following coding sequences are from one Haliotis asinina isolate JCU_RB_2024 chromosome 3, JCU_Hal_asi_v2, whole genome shotgun sequence window:
- the LOC137278792 gene encoding shematrin-like protein 1 has translation MMKIIALVACLAVTAFAEPLSYGMTGLYGKAALYSGYGLGGVYGGYGVPGLYPGYGIGGVYGGHGIGGVYGGYGLGGVFGGYGLPGVYGGIGALGKGVGYGYY, from the coding sequence ATGATGAAAATTATCGCCCTTGTTGCCTGTTTGGCTGTGACTGCCTTTGCTGAGCCTTTGAGCTATGGCATGACTGGACTGTATGGAAAGGCTGCCCTTTACAGTGGCTACGGATTGGGAGGTGTGTACGGAGGTTATGGAGTGCCAGGTCTGTACCCAGGCTATGGAATTGGAGGTGTGTACGGAGGCCACGGAATTGGCGGTGTGTACGGAGGCTACGGCCTTGGTGGTGTATTTGGAGGCTACGGACTGCCAGGAGTGTACGGAGGAATTGGAGCTTTGGGAAAAG